Genomic DNA from Pseudomonadota bacterium:
GGGCTTTGACTTCACGCTCTCGCCCAGTCACACCATGAATCTCGATCTGCGTCTCATCGACATGCGCGACTTCGTGGGGTCGACCAGCTACAACGCCAATCAGCTGTTCGTCAACTCGGTGTTCAAGCTGCAGTAGTCGGAGCCTACTAAGCGCAGCACGCGAACAGGAGGCGCGACATCCTACACGCTGTGCGCGAAGGGATCAGCGGGCCAGCGGAACCCCGCCGGCTGGGCGTTTCTGGCATGCAGCTCACGCGCCAGCGTGCCGTGCAGGCGGGCCCACTCCTTGCCCAGCGACGAGTCACGCTTCGCCGGCTCGAAGGCGAGGTTCTTCGTCTGCAGCGGGTCGGCCACCATGTCGTACATTTCTTGCTCGATGGCCGTGCCATCGGAGCTGAAGTAGACCGCGTACATCCAGTTCTTCTCGCGCACAGCGCGGATCTCGACCGGCACATCGTGCTTGACGTGGTTCTGGCGCTGGAAGTTGACGCCGCCGCTGAAGCAGTACACGATGGAATCTTGCACGCTGGCGGCGGGGTTGCGCAAGATAGGGGTGAAGTCCTTGCCCACCCACCCGAGACGTCCGCCTGTCTGTGCCGGGATGCCCGCAATGGCGGCCACGGTGGGCAGCACATCGGCGTGGCAGATGAGCGACTCAGTCTCGAGCGGAGATGAGAACCACTTCGGGTACGAGACGATCATCGGCACGTGGATCATCTCTTCG
This window encodes:
- a CDS encoding DUF229 domain-containing protein, with translation MGDLHPRLHQDLQRRQAVLSHHLTGQPPRHRILPQWLRSWRLAYVNFYACLQKLVDKHICEILDALDARGFTDDTMIVRFADHGENGLSHGMREKVYAAYEEMIHVPMIVSYPKWFSSPLETESLICHADVLPTVAAIAGIPAQTGGRLGWVGKDFTPILRNPAASVQDSIVYCFSGGVNFQRQNHVKHDVPVEIRAVREKNWMYAVYFSSDGTAIEQEMYDMVADPLQTKNLAFEPAKRDSSLGKEWARLHGTLARELHARNAQPAGFRWPADPFAHSV